The following is a genomic window from Solea senegalensis isolate Sse05_10M unplaced genomic scaffold, IFAPA_SoseM_1 scf7180000016058, whole genome shotgun sequence.
tttggcctttgacacttcatgagatgttttatttttattgattttattgtatggctgctatttattattgtgttttttatgatttttaatgGTGTTGCTCACTGGTTACACTCAGTGCAAACCACGGTGAAAACCCCCTGAATTATCTGTGTGAAGACCGCGCCAAATGAAAATCCATATACTAGATGACTCAAGACACAAGTACCGGCGTCTTAACTCCGCATATTCCCACTGCTGTTCACACAAACggagtttaaattaaaatatccaaTCATGTTCATTTTGTTATTGGCTCATCCCTCTTGTGTTCACacctcactgacaaacacacagatgagcGCGGTCTGCTTCAGAGGGTTATAGCTGTTGCAGATCTCCAGAGACGAGGCGGCGTACGTCCACGCGAGGGTGTTCGCTGTTAGCCGAAGGCAGCGGTGCACGTCTGCCGCTGCTGTTCGGTTATTTCACGCCTGTCTGGACTTCAGAGAGCGCGCCACGAAAAGCAAGTGGATGAGAAAGTGCATGTGGGGACATCAAGCTCACAGCGGCGTGTTTTCACTGTCCAAaatggaaaagtctgtgtgtgtgtgtgtgtggcgaaaATTGACAGTAGCGTCGTGTTTTGATCATGTGCCGTCATCGTGTTTCGAAGGTAGAAAGATATGTGAGGTAACGATGCCCTGCggttgtttatatatatatatatatatatatatatatataaacatatacatgaacatgtatatatatatatcatatatatatcatttaccATTTATTAACAACCAGAGCAAACCTTTTGTGTTCTTCCTGCGCCCCTCACACAGATTAATAAAGTTAAATTGAATGTAGGCTTACCCTGGGCATTGTGTCACTTCCCTGTCCAGGTGATGGCTCAGCGGGCGACGGCCAGGTGGCGCTACCTGCGGGCGTTTGTCAGTGGCCTCTTTGTGGCCGTCCCCGTCACGGTCACTGTCCTGGATCGATTTGCCTACGTTGCTCGAGTGGAAGGAGCATCGATGCAGGTGAGACGTCGACGGCGAGAGGACAAAACACGTGActcgtgtgtgttttcagaacTCATGTGACGGTCCAGGACTGTACCCAGAGAAACCGTGTCTGTTGCTTTCTGTCTCGTTTACAGCCGTTCCTGAACCCAAGCAGCGGCTCGGACTGTGACGTCGTCCTCCTGAACCGCTGGAGTGTGAGGAACCACGAGGTCCAACGAGGAGACATCGTCTCTGTCATGTGAGTAACTCACACACCACAGGTCGCAGGTGGGTTATCTGTCTGACCTCTGCACGACCCCGAGTTACGTCAGCAGGTGAAATGTTTCttcttattgttcttttatatGCAGACGATacactcctcctccttattgttcttttatatGCAGACGATACATTCTTCCttcttattgttcttttatatGCAGACGatacactcctcctccttcttattgttcttttatatGCAGATCTATACATTCTTTCCttcttattgttcttttatAGCAGACCATACACTTCCttcttattgttcttttatatGCAGTGATACACTCCTCCttcttattgttcttttatatGCAGATCTATACattcctcctcttcttgttcTTTTATATGCAGACGATACACCtccttcttgttcttttttataTGCAGACGATACACCTCCTTCTTATTGTTCTTTATATGCAGACTTATAATTCTCCTTCTTATTGTTCTTTATATGCAGACGCATACATCCTCCttcttattacttttttatatgtctcattttattgttcttttatatGCAGACTATACATTCTTCCttcttattgttcttttatatGCAGATTATacactcctcctccttattGTTCTTTATATGCAGACCATACACTCCTCCCTTATTGTTCTTTATATGCAGACACATTCTTTTCCTTCTTATTGTTCTTTATATGCAGATTTATTAGTATACACTCCTTCTATTTCttcttattgttcttttatatGCAGACGATACACTCCTCCttcttattgttcttttatatGCAGACTATACATTCTTCCTTCTTATTGTTCtttatatgcagatgatacatTCCTCCTTATTGTTCTTTATAGCAGACCCATACACTCCTCcttattgttcttttatatGCAGACGATACATTCCTCcttattgttcttttatatGCAGACGATacactcctcctccttattgtttttttatttttgttatattgttCTTTTAGTCTTTACAGTAGGATatttagcagcagcaggagtaaACACGGTTGTGTGTCTCCATCACAGTGAGGTGGTGTTGTTTCCTCTGTGCTCCTGTTTAATTAGCCAGGCTTTAATACCAATTTAATGGAAATTAGCTTCAGAGCCCCACATGGATTCCACATGTAGTCTGGCAGATTAGAGACTCTCAGCTATTCTCCATCAACTGAGCTCTAATAATTATAGTTTAcacagagaggagcagcagacTGAAGCATTCATATAAATATGACTTGCAGATTTGTGTTTACTCTGTTTCCTATAATACTTATATTCCTCATCAAATCGTGTCCAACTGTTTTATATTTAGATCATGTCATTTTATCTCATTCACTCTCGATGCTATGCATCCCTGGCCATTAGAAAAACGATTCTCACTGGGAAACAGGAATTTGTATCTCTCTCTTAACCACTcaatctcccacaccaaagtccatgagaaaatcagtgattttaacatcacacacacaggagttgttgatccactgctgcctccaagttcaaatgtctgattttgtcactttggcgtTTTAATTATTtcgttcagattaacctcagtggcacaaagtgaccacacaaggcagcagtagaccagcagctcctgtgtccctgtgagctaaaatcactgattttctctatggactttggtgtgagagagtgagtggttaagAAAGTGACgcaaaaatacagatattggctttaaaatgtatttggcaAGCGTCCCAGAAATTGTAAATCTgcatctgctgcaacatgaatatgaaaaatatgatgttCATTTCACAACAGAAGAGACTAAAAGAAATCGGTTCCAAACCAtctgaaatgtccctttaaacTTATAATAACCACTCATTTTCCCTCCCAGTTTTTCGTTCATTTTCTGTCGCTCTGAGCTGCTTTGATGGTGAGGAATTGggagttttctttttatgtgtgCAAGTTATATAACCAAGAAGTGGGAATTTTTCATTGTAGTTTTACAGCTGAATCAATACACAGCTTTATAGTCGTTGAGGATTTACTGCAGCACTATATAGCGCACAGCAGTGGTCCATTAAATCACAACTGTCAGCCATTCATTTTCAGGTAATGATGACAAATTAATAAGACATAAAGCGCAGGTGAAGTCCCGTTAATACTTTTCCTTTGGCACTGACGTCCAGGCGGCAGCAGACACGTAGACAATTATCTTTTTTAATCAGCTCATGAAGTCCTTTTCAAACTTTGACTTTCAGAGTTTTCAGCTTTTTCTGTGACAGTTTACGAAAAACCGAAAAAATGCTGCTCAAGTTATCACACGTTGGCTCTGAAAACATCTTTGAAACGTAGAACATTGGAAATAGTGGTTAGCCACCAGGGGTCGACTCAAGggctcagtttgaatggaagtctatgggataGGGGTGGGATGGGCTGTGTCATAGAGTGTCGCTGTTTTGTAGCGCCACGTCGTTGTAGAGCATTGCTTTGGAAGCGTATTgctgccacacatacaaaaaaagtgGGGTGCTCAGTGGTAAGTTATAACGAGATAAGATTGTTTTCTCGTTATAACGTGATACTGAGCACCCcactttttttgtatgtgtggcagcAATACGCTTCCGTACATTGCTGTCAGAGCATCACTACTGTGTCAGAGTTTGTCGCTGTGTAGTAGAGCATTGCTGTGTTATAGTGTTGCCGTGTTATAGGGCAATGACATGTTATAGAGCGTTGCCGTGTTATAGAATGGAGCCGTGTTATAGATTAAATTAGGCAGAGCTAATCGTTATAGAGCCGCCACCGTTGTAGAGTCAGCCGGCGCGGTTATAGAGCCGAAGTACCGCAGCCAGTAGAGCGTATACTGCAGCAGCATCGTTGTAGAGCCGCCGGCAGTTATAGAGCGCTATCGGTTGGGGTAGAGCCGCCGGCGTTGTTATAGAGCTGCTACCGCGGTTATAGAGCTGCTACCGCATTAGCGCTACCGCCATCGCTCCAGAACGCCGGGCGCAGTTATAGAACGCCATCGCAGCAGAGTGTCGCCACGCTCTTAACGCCGGCGCGGTTATATAGCGCTACCGGGTAAGTTATGGAGCGCTACCGCGTTGTAGAGCTGCCGGCGGTTATAGACAAATAACGGTTGATGGAACGTTATCGTTATAGAATCGCTACCGCAGTTATAGAACGCCACGCCTCCAGAACGCCGGGCGGTTATAGAGCTGCTACTGCCAGAGTGTCGCCACGCCCCTTTAACGCCTGGGCGCAGTTATATAGCCGCTACCGTTATGGAGCGTTACCGTGTTGTAGAGCGTCGCCACGTTCCAGAACTTTGCCGCGTTATAGAGCGTTGCCGTGTTATAGAGTGAGGCTGTGTCATCTGGCACTGCTGTGTTGTGGAGTGGCTGCttcagttgtgttgttatttaatcAAACCTTTGACCCTGAGTCATGCTGGGACTGTTCAGGTGTGGAAAACACCTGACTTCACAGAGCTGTGAGCTCATCCATCACCTGCACAAACCTGCTGCTCGCAGTGGCACAGTTTAGCCTGAGTGTTAACCTGCTCTCTGTGCTCAAACTGTGATAAATGGCTCGGCAGCGTCAGTCGTACTCAGGgcttttgtatttttgcagcTGGTGTTTGTCTCATGCAGACACTTTGTCGTCCTCGCTGACAGAGATTGACTTTCAAACCTATGAACAGAAACTTTGTTGGATACGTggaatatgttaaaaaaaatatgcaaatttaAAGCCTTTTAAACTTTTTTGATCACTCTACTGTTCACTTGTGATGTCATATAATCTTCAAAGAAGAGCTGTTAGATTATTGTAGAAGGCACTCCAGTGTTTCCAACATTGTTAACATTGTGCATCtaaaaaatgttggaaaaattattataaaacaaattcaaataaagGAAATCATAATTATAAACGGGTTGTTCcttcagaattaaaataacacgTAGAAATACGTGTTAAATAAGTGTCTATTCTTTGAGGCGACTTGGGCCCATCGCAGTGTCgacctcagtctctctctctccattcagTGTCAGTGGGTGGATTCCCTTTTTCAGATTCAGTCATCAGACGTGcgtttttttgtctatttttggtCAGGGATAATTATTGAAACAGAATTTAGCCTGAGTGAAGGGagaagaaagcagcagcagcagcagcagcagcagcagcgttgtCTCTCATTCCCAGTTCAAGCACAGCCAGCACAGAGTAAATGAATCCTGAGATTACCATAGGTCACTGAATTCATTCTCCAAATGGCAATCGGAGTGATTTCTCCAGGGGGAAGATGACTGGCACGTTGGGTTCACCCTCCCGATCACCTGCAGGTGTGGACGTGAATTTCCCGTCAGGAAATCATTCTCTGTCTCATAGAGTAAGGTGGACAGACCTTAGAAGCCATCTTTTAAATGAGAAAGGGGCGGGGCTGGGTGGTGGAGCCAAAGAGCACCTTGATTTGTTTGAGGAGCCACTGGTCGATGATCAAATCTGAGGAAATTTAACTTGACCATGTGACCAAACACTGGAAATTTGTTTAGTTCATGTTCAAAAAAATGTTGCCCTCTGATGGCCATTTAAGAGAACACAAGTTTTAAACACTTCCAACACCTACTTCACCTTCTGGACCTACTGGActactccatccatccattttctacagctTATCTGAGGTTGGGTCGCTGGGGTagcagcttgagcagagaagcccagaCTCACCACAGTGAACAGGTCTATATATCTGCAGTTTTATGTTGTGACCTTGtgttccctctgtgtgtgtgcgtgtttctcaattctctctctgtcctcatcctccATCAGTGGAGCAAAAGTCCGGACACCACTGATCGCAGATATGTAGGAAGATAAATCACCGGCTACCACCGGCTTCCAAAAATCTGGATTACATGACGCAGTTCGCTTCATGTGCATGGAAAAACACCAGGGGCTTTAGGGTCAGGATTTTACTGGTAAG
Proteins encoded in this region:
- the LOC122762751 gene encoding mitochondrial inner membrane protease subunit 2-like, which translates into the protein MAQRATARWRYLRAFVSGLFVAVPVTVTVLDRFAYVARVEGASMQPFLNPSSGSDCDVVLLNRWSVRNHEVQRGDIVSVM